The DNA region GCGCCGTCACCAAGGACCTGCCCTCGCTGGTCTCCCCGGCCGGCATTGCCGACCTGACGATCGGCGATCCGGTCGAGGCCGTCAACGCCGAGGCCAGACGTCTCAAGTCCGAGCACCTGGCCGACGTCGTCGTCGCCTCGATCCATGAGGGTGCTGCCTCCGGTGGCGACTTCGCCCCTGCCAAGGTCAACGGCAACTTCGCCCCGATCTACAACGACCTGAGCACCGACGTGGACGTCGCCTTCAACGGACACACCCACCAGCTGTACTCGTGGAAGGGACGCAACGGCGCACCGCTGCTGCAAGCCGCATCCTACGGCACCCACCTGGCCCAGGTGGACCTCGCCTACGACACCAGGAGTGCCCAGTTGTGCTCCACCGCCGCCAAGACGGTGGCGGCCCCCAAACAGGCCAACCTCGCCGACCCGGTGATCGCCAGGATCAACTCCGACACCGAGGCTGCCAGGAAGCAGGCCGACGTCATCGGTGCCAAGGTGATCGGCACGGCGACGGCGCCTATCACCACCGCCTCCGACGCGCAGGACTCGTCGTTCGGCTCCAGCGTGCGCAACCGCGAATCGGCCATGAGCAACATGGTTGCCCAGATGTTCAAGGACACCTTGGGCAAGGACGATCCGAACTTCATCGGCATCCAGAACCCCGGTGGCACCCGTGCCTCGTTGCAGTCCGGTGAGATCACCTACAAGGACGCCGCCCTCGTCCTGCCGTTCGCCAACTCGCTCATGACCACCACAGTCACCGGCGAGCAGTTCAAGCAGGTGCTCGAGGAACAGTGGCAGCACGACGAGAAGGGCCAAGTGCCCTCGCGCCCGTTCCTCTCCCTGGGGCTGTCGAACAACGTCTCCTACACCTACGACGAGAACCTGCCGGAGGGGCAGCGCATCACCAGCGTCTGGGTCAACGGCAAGCCGATCGATCCGAAGGCCAGCTACACCGTGGGATCCGGCTCGTTCCTCATCAACGGCGGTGACAACTTCCACACCCTCGCCAAGGGATCCAAGCCGGTTGACACCGGCAAGATCGATCTGGACACCTGGGTGGGCTGGATCAAGGATCAGGGCAAGCTCACCCCATCCTTCGCCCGCCGTGGCGTGGCAGTCACTGCCACGCGCGTGAGCGACACCGCATTCTCGTTCACCTTTGGTCAGACCGCCGAGAAGGGCATCGCCCCCGACACCCTGGATCTCACCTCCAAGGGCGCCCCGACGAACACCAAGCTCGTCGCCCGCACCTCCCAGGATGCGAACGCCAAGGCCTTGGCCACCTTCGACGTCAAGGACGGTGTCGCTACCGGCACGATCGACTTCTCCAAGACCTCGCTGAAGTCCGGAACGCACGTCGTCTACTTCACCGCCGAGGAGTCTGGCACCGTCATCCCGGTGGAGGTGACCATCACCAGGGACGACGCCTCAACGCCCGAGCCAAGTGCCACGGCGGGCACCCCGAGCAGCAATCCCAGCCCGAGCGTCGACGTCACCCCGGGGGCAGACGAGACGCCCAGTGCAACTGGCGCAACGGCAACGCCCAGCGATCCCGCGACGCCAAGCGCAACGCCCAGCGCCGCTGCGGGTACCAGCGCCGCTGTGGGTGTGGAGTCGGGTGCTGGCGCCAATGGAACCATCCCGGGCAGCGACGTCACCTCCGCGGGAGCCACCCCTGCCCTGCCACGAACCGGCAACTGAGGTGGTCCAGAACCGACGTGTTTCGGACTGACCACATCGATTGATCAGTTCATGGCGGGGTCTCGGGAACGCTCCCGAGACCCCGCCACTGTTTTCTCGCGCACTCGCCCCGGTAGGTCAAGAATGATTGTGCTTACGTTCCCACCGGTGGGGCAGTTCTCCTCATTTCCACCTCACAGCGTGAACATTTTTCCCACCACACGGCCACACGTGTCAGGACAATGCCCTGCCCCTCGCTCTGGCGTCAGAAATGTTCACCACACGTCAGTACTGTTCCCGGGGCGGATTCGACCTGGCCACCGACTCATCGGGCGCCCACACCCCCGCGGGGTACACCGACGAGGGCCTGAGGGGATCAACAGCTGAGTCGGATTCTCGGTGACAATTCCCGAGCCCCGGTACGTTCCCGAGCCCCGGTACGCTGAGCCCATCGCAACGGGAAAGTGGAGCGTGCCGGCTCACCACCACGCCACCGTTGGCAGATGGCATGGCCAACACCCACCCGCACCGTTGAGCCATCGTGTCGGCACCGTGCGTGACCTCGATGGCAGTGACAGGCCCTGCCAGCCTGGCCAGCCAGCACGTGGGCCTTTCCACCCTGTCGACCACCAGCGTCTGAGAACGGTTTTGGGCACAAAACGAACATCAAGGATACCGCTGACCGAGGGCACCTCCTCACCACTTCCAAATCGGGATGAATCCATTGCGGGCCGACAATGGATTTTCTATGCTCAGAAAAAATATTCCTACGCCCTCGAGGGGAAGTGAACATTGATGACGTACCGTTACGACAATTCCGAGGTCGGCCGGTGGGCCTTCGGCACCCGCTCCATTCATGCGGGTCAGCCCGTCGATGCAACAGGTGCCCGGAACATGCCGATCTACAACACGGCTTCCTACGTCTTTGACTCCTGCGAGAACGCCGCGAAGCGATTCAGCCTGGAGGAGGACGGCCCGATCTACACGCGTCTCAACAACCCCACCATCACCGCCCTCGAGGAGCGAATGGCGTCCCTGGAAGGCGGTAGCTGCGCCGTGGCGTTCGCCTCGGGTATGGCCGCGATCACGGCGACGGTTCTCAACCTCGCCAGCGCCGGTGACCACATCGTCTCCTCCCCGCGTCTGTACGGTGGCACCCTCACCCTATTCGAGTTCACCCTGGCGAGGCTGGGCATCGAGGTGAGCTTCGTCGACGACCCCGACGACCCGCAGTCCTGGCGTGACGCCGTCCGCCCGAACACCAAGCTGTTCTTCGCCGAGAGCACCGCCAACCCGCTGGCC from Cutibacterium granulosum includes:
- a CDS encoding bifunctional metallophosphatase/5'-nucleotidase translates to MINTPTHRIALSALCLTAMIGSIAVTGPAAGATPSESPSPSESATPSGASTPTGSAAPTGSASAAPSASASASSSPSKDATPSTSAATGSAQASSSPATCTPDSDVTVFSFNDFHGRIGEAAKLFTPVQQARTDKGADHVLLTSAGDNIGGSTFESGSQDDNPTIDILKDAGLEASAVGNHEFDKGLTDLTEHVNKRIDGDFPYLGANVYKKGTTTVTDDLRASTVFTKGGVRIGVIGAVTKDLPSLVSPAGIADLTIGDPVEAVNAEARRLKSEHLADVVVASIHEGAASGGDFAPAKVNGNFAPIYNDLSTDVDVAFNGHTHQLYSWKGRNGAPLLQAASYGTHLAQVDLAYDTRSAQLCSTAAKTVAAPKQANLADPVIARINSDTEAARKQADVIGAKVIGTATAPITTASDAQDSSFGSSVRNRESAMSNMVAQMFKDTLGKDDPNFIGIQNPGGTRASLQSGEITYKDAALVLPFANSLMTTTVTGEQFKQVLEEQWQHDEKGQVPSRPFLSLGLSNNVSYTYDENLPEGQRITSVWVNGKPIDPKASYTVGSGSFLINGGDNFHTLAKGSKPVDTGKIDLDTWVGWIKDQGKLTPSFARRGVAVTATRVSDTAFSFTFGQTAEKGIAPDTLDLTSKGAPTNTKLVARTSQDANAKALATFDVKDGVATGTIDFSKTSLKSGTHVVYFTAEESGTVIPVEVTITRDDASTPEPSATAGTPSSNPSPSVDVTPGADETPSATGATATPSDPATPSATPSAAAGTSAAVGVESGAGANGTIPGSDVTSAGATPALPRTGN